GGCGCTGAACAAGCCCGAGGAGTGGGTGAAGTCGATCGACTTCGGTGACGCGTCCGTCGGTCTCCGTCGAGTGGCCGACGAGTTCGATGGTTGGTCGCCACTGCTCACCGCGTTCGTGACGGAGAGCGACGCGCAACCCTGGCTTCGACCCATCTACGCACTCCCGGTCGGGCTCGACTGGAAGAGGGTGCCCGGGGTGACGCTCATCGGCGACGCCGCACATCTGATGTCGCCGTTCGCCGGCGTGGGCGCGAACCTCGCCATGTTCGACGGCGCGGACCTGGCGGCCGAGCTGGTTGCGCAACTCGACACCGAGGTCGCGCTCGAGGCTTACGAAGACCGGCTGTTCCCGCGTAGTGCCGACGCCGCCGACCGCTCGGCGCAGAACCTGGAGACCTTCTTCGGCCAGGAAGCACCGCAGAGCGTGGTCAAGCTGTTCGACCACCGGTGACGGTCACGTGACGTTTCGCAGACGATGCTCCGCTGCATCGGCGATACGGTAACCCGGGCAACAGAGGGGTCAGGCCATGCACGACCCCCTGTGCGTGTCCACGCCCTGACCACTTGCCGCGTCGCCGACGAACCCAACCCGCCGAGCGGCAACTAGCCGATTCGGCGACCGCCCTACTTCCCCTTACGCGTGCGCCCGCGCACCCCGTCCGCCCGCTTCGCCGCCCGCGCTTCTTTCCGGGCGGCGGCATGTTCGCTGCGGCGTTCGGCGCGAGGGAGGCGTTCGGCACTGATGACGAGGGTGGGGGTGGCGACGAGCCCGGCTCCGCAGGCGAGGACCTGGGTGTTGCCGGCGCCGATGCGGTCCAGGGCCGCGGCGTCGCGCTCGAGTTCTTCGGCGGCGCTGACGCCTTTGAGGGCGAGCATGTGGCCGTGGTCGCGAAGCAGCGGGAACGACCACTGGGTGAGTTTGGCGAGCGGGGCGACAGCACGGGACGTGACGACGTCGGCGCCGCCGGCTTCTTTCATGACGCCGGACTGTTCGGCTCGGCCGCGGACGACGGTGACGTCCAGTCCGGCCGCGTCGATGAATTCGCTGAGGAAGATGGTGCGCCGCAGCAGCGGTTCGACCAGGGTGATGCGCAGGTCGGGGCGCGCGATCGCGAGCGGGATGCCGGGCAGTCCGGCACCGCTGCCGATATCCACCACGGACGCGCCTTCGGCGATCAGTTCACCGATCACCGCGCAGTTGAGGATGTGCCGATCCCAGAGGCGGGGCACCTCGCGCGGACCGATCAGGCCGCGCTCCACGCCCGCGGTAGCGAGTGCCGCGCAATACTGCCGGGCGAGATCGAGTCGCTCGCCGAACACGACCGCGGCGGCCGCGGGTGGTTCCAGTTCGGCAGGCAACGCGGTGGTTCCACCGAGATCTCGTTCCACGTGAAACATCCTTCCGAACTCGAGGTCGATCAGGGAGACAAACAGGGACCGGACACGAACAAGGCCCCCGATCCGAAGACCAGAGGCCCCATCCAACCACCACCGTCAGAGTGACGAAATGCGCCGTCCCCTAACGGTATCCGCCTAGCGGGGCGGACTTCACTCAGGACGGAACGACGACCACGTGCCGGTTCGGCTCGACGCCTTCGCTCTCGCTCTCGACGCCGTCGATCGCCGCCACCGCGTCGTGCACGATCTTGCGCTCGAACGGGGTCATCGGTGCGAGCGACTCCGGCGCACCCGATTCCAGCACGCGCTGCGCGGCGGCGGTGCCGAGCGCGCTGAGGTCTTCC
This genomic stretch from Nocardia brasiliensis ATCC 700358 harbors:
- the rsmG gene encoding 16S rRNA (guanine(527)-N(7))-methyltransferase RsmG — protein: MFHVERDLGGTTALPAELEPPAAAAVVFGERLDLARQYCAALATAGVERGLIGPREVPRLWDRHILNCAVIGELIAEGASVVDIGSGAGLPGIPLAIARPDLRITLVEPLLRRTIFLSEFIDAAGLDVTVVRGRAEQSGVMKEAGGADVVTSRAVAPLAKLTQWSFPLLRDHGHMLALKGVSAAEELERDAAALDRIGAGNTQVLACGAGLVATPTLVISAERLPRAERRSEHAAARKEARAAKRADGVRGRTRKGK